In Candidatus Palauibacter australiensis, the sequence CGAGACGGGGGCGTGCCGCTCGCCCACCCGCCACAGTTCGAGGTCGATGGGCGCGGGGGGGATGAAGGCCTCGTTCACGTAGACGTCGATCTCGGAGGGATGGTCGACGGCGACGAGGTTCACGCCGTCCACGTAGATCGTCTCCCACAGTTCCTCGGTGATCTGCATCACGTACTCGCCATCCAGCGGCTGGAACACGCCGTCGGGGAGACGCCGGTACTCCTGCGAGGGGAAGGCGGGGGCGTAGGCGCGCAGGCCGCCGCCGAGGATGCCGAGGGGCATGCCGAGGGCGCTCTTCCACATCATGTCGCCGACGAACTCGAACCCGTCGCCGTCCCACACGTAGAGCATGGGGCAGGAGCCCTTGAGCGTCTGCTCCTCGACGAGATCCTGGTCGGTGCCCGGGAAGTAGAGGTCCTGCGGGACGCCGTTCGGCCAGTAGACGCGGACGACATCCGCCTTCAGGCGGCCGTCGAGGCCGATGAGAGTGGTGGGGTCCGTGACGGTGTGGACCTGGAAGAGGTCCCCGGCCCGCACCTCGACGCGCGCGCCGATCCCGAAGCGGTTGTTCTTGCGGCTGCCCTCGCCCAGCCCCGCCAGGTCGAGCCGGAAGTAGTGGTTCGCGTTGCCGCCGTCGTTGCGCAGGAGACGCGGATTCCCGTCCGCTCCGAGGACGAGGAGGTCGGCGTCGCCGTCCTCGTTGTAGTCGAACGAACGAACGGAGCGAAGCGCGAACGGCAGATCCGGGAGGAAGTCGTCGGCCGCCGCCAGCCGCCCTTCCCCTTCGTTGCGGAACAGCCGGAGCCCGGAGCCGGACGGGGCGGCGGAGGCCGGGGGCGTGCCGGCGACGGCGAGGTCCAGCCGGCCGTCGTTGTCGAAGTCGATGAAGAGCAGGTCGCGCGGGGCGAGGCCGTTCAGCGGCACAGTGGCGGCGAGCGTGAAGGCGTCGGAGGGGGAGCCGTGCAGCAGGCGGACCCGGTCGGCGCCGGCGGCCGCGATGTCGAGCCAGCCGTCTCCGTTCACGTCGCCGATCGCCACGGCCTGCGCGGGCTCGGACGCCGCATCCGAGAGGCGCTCAGTCCGCTCGGCGAAGGTGGCGGCGCGCTCGTTGTCGAGGAGGCGAAGGCCGCCGTCGCCTTCCGCGAGCACGATGTCGAGGTCGCGGTCGTCGTCGAGGTCGCCGAAGGCCGCGCCACGCGTGTCGGCCTCCGCCGGGCCTGCGAGGCCGAAGTCCGCCGCCATCTCGGCGAAGGTGAGGTCGCCGTTGTTGCGGAAGAGGCGGTTCGCGCCCGTGTGCGGCTCGAACACGTCGAGGTCTCCGTCCTGATCCAGGTCCGCCGCGAACACGCCATGGGCCGCGGAGGTCGCCGCGCCGGCCGAACCAGCCGCCGGCGGGAGCGCGATCTCCTCGAAGCCTCCGGCCGGGTCGTTGCGGTAGGCGCGCGGTGCGCTCCCGGCGAACCAGGCGTCCAGGCGGCGGTCGTCGTCGAGGTCGGCCCAGATCGCGGCCGCGGCGTCGCCGGCGTCGATGGCCCCGACCTCGTCGGAGGCGTCCACGTAGCGGCCGAGGTCCACGCGCAAGGCGCGCCCTTCCCCGTCCCGGCTCCACAGGAGGTCTTCGTCGCCGTCCCCGTCCAAGTCGCCGATCGCCGTCGCGGCGGCTACCGGTCCCTCCGCCGCCACCCCTGCTTCCGACGAGGGGGCAAGCGCCGCGAGCCCGGCCAGGTCGGACGCTTCGGTGTAGCGCAGCGCGGCGAGCACGGCCTCCGGCTCCTGGACGCGGAGGGTGACGAGGAAGCTGAAATTGAGTTGCGCGACGCCCGCGAGGGGGCCGCCCGGCTGTCTCAGCTCTTCGAGGCTCGCCTGGTAGGGCGAGGTGACCTCGAATGCGGCGCGGAAGTCGGCGAACTGGCTGATCGCCGTCGATGCGTCGCCATCCAGGAGGGCATCTTCGGCGGCCTCGAAAGCCGCGCGCGGCCCGGGGCGGAAGTCCGGGGCGACCTGCCGCAGACTCTCGATCGTGCCCAGGGCGGCGTCGAGTTCGCCGCGCGCGAGTTGCGCATCGGCGAGTTCGGCGAGAGCGGCCAGGTTGCCCGGCGCGGCCGCCGCCAGGCGCGCGAGAACGTCCGCGCGGGCATCGGAGTCCACTCCCGACGCCCGGGCCTCCACCTCCGCCAGCCCCCACAGGCTGCGCGCGTGGCCGGGGTCCGCCGCCAGCGTCTCGTCCAGCAGCGCCCGCGCCTCCCCGAAGTCGCCCGTCTCGGTCCGCAGCGTGGCCAGCGCCAGCGTCAGCTCCGGATCGTCCGGCGCCCGCTCGCGCGCCTCGAGGAGGCTCTCCTCGGCCGCCTCGTAGTCCGCCGCCTTGAGCGCCGTGAGGCCGAGTCCCGCGTACCCCGCGGCCTCCGCCGGCGCCATCTCGACGAGGCGCTGATAGTCCGCCCGCGCGTCCTCCAGGCGGTCCTGCTGGAGCGCCGCGTCCGCCGTCCCGCGCGTCGCGAGGATCTCCGCCAGAGACGCCTCCGGCACCGGCGCCCCCGCCTCCCCGCAGCCAACGATCAGCGCGAGGAAGGTCAACCCGCGAACTCGGATCGGGGCCGGACTGCCAGACCGCTTCGGTTCCGTCAACGCACACTCCTCCCGTCCATGGAATTACGCGAACCGCCCCGCCGCTTCGAGCGCCGCCGGAAAGCCCGATACCGCCCTAACTTACCGGCCGCACCCTCTTCTTGAGCACGAAGAGCCCCTCGCGCATGCTCGTGACGATAATGGTGCCGCTCTCGAAGAACGGATACGTGCTCCACGCCCCGCCGAAGCCCGGACCCTCCTGATACGGGGCCGTGTCGAAGAAGCCCACTTCGCGCGGGTTCACGGGATCGGAGATGTCGAGCACATGGAGGCCGTAGCGGTAGTTGGCCTGATACGCGAAGCCGTCCTTCAGGTAGAGATTGTGGGCGCTGGCGGGAAGCGAGCCCATGAACTGGTTGACGAGCACCGGATCCTCCAGGTCGCTCAGGTCCCAAATCAATGTCCGCGTGGTTTCGACCGCGCCGGAGATCACGTCGGACTCGTCGTCCTGATAGAAGTAGCGGTGATCGGGAGTGAGCCAGCCCTGGTGGATGTAGGCGGCATTGGGCGACGTCGCGCGAGACACCGCGTAGGGGTTCTCCTTGTCGGTCACGTCGGCGATCTGAAAGTACCGTCCGTTCGAGTTGAGGCAGATCTCGCGCCCCTCGTATCGTTCGTCGGGACCCCGGTAGAGCACGCACTGCGCGTCGTGGGTGCCGCCGTCCTCCTGAAAGCACCCAACGAACTCGGGATTCCGGGGGTCGTTGATGTCGATCATGTGAAGACCGCCGCCGCAGGATTCGCGCCCCGCGCCGCTGCCCACCGCGTAGGCGAACCCGGTTTCCTCGTTGATCACGATGTTGTGCGAGCTCGCCACCCCACGGTAGTGGACGTCGGGCTCGAAGAGCGCGGGCATGTCGCCGGGCGCCACGTCGCGCAGGCGGGTGAGGTCGAAGACCTGCATGCCGTGGTCGCCCGCTCCGTCGGCCACGATGAAGGCGTGGTCCTTGTACGTCTTGATGTCGCGCCACAGCTGCGACGGGGGCGTGCCGTCGGGTTTGGGCAGATCGCCGACCAGGACCGGACGGGTGGGATCCGACAGGTCGATGAACGAGGTGCCGTCGTTGCGTCCCACCAGCGCATACTCGCGTCCGGTCTCTCGGTCGGTCCACCCCCAGTTGTCGTTGGCGCGGACGCCCCGGGCGCTGCCCTCGGCCCGCAGAATGGAGTTGGGAATGAACGCGAGCAGCTCGACTTCGCTGCAATCGAAGGGGCCGACGCTGCCCTCCACGCAGCGGCGCTCCTCGCCGACCATGCGCTCGAGGGCATCGGGGGCGCTTGCGAGCATGCCCGCCGCCGCCCAGCCGGGGCCGCTGTCCTCGAAGAGGTGGACGGAGCCCGACTGATGGTGCATGCCGGGCGCTCCAACCGCCGCGAGCGCTCCGTCCGCGACCACCAGTCCGCCGAAACGGTCGCGCTCCACCGTCTCTTCGCGAGGGAGGGCGATGCGGCGCGGCCGCCGGGGAAGGGTGCCGTCCGCTTCGGCCTCGTAGACCAGGACGGCACCGGTCTCGTTCTCGCGCTCCGTGGGCGCACCCACCCACACGTCGGGTCCGGAGAAGGCGACCGCCGCGCCGAAGCGGTCGCCCTCTGCGCCGCCTTCGAGCACTATCCGCTCCTCGGCCACCCACGAACCGGAGCCGACCTCCCAGGCGTACACGAAGACCGCCCCGCGATCGGCGTCCGCGCCCGGCGCGCCGATCAGAAGCCGGTCGCCCTCCGCAGAGAGCGCGACACCGAAGCCGGAGCCCGCGCCTTCCGCCGACCCTATCGATCCGGTTTCCGTCCAGCCGTCCCCACTCAGGTCGAAGCGGTAGACGCGGCCCGTCCCCTCGCGGCTCTCGCCCCGGGCCTCGCCGCCTCCCTCGATCCGCGGACCCCAGCCCGGAGCACCGACGAGCAGGCCGCGTTCCGTAAAGGCCACCACCGCTCCGAAGCGGTCGCCCGGGCCACCGCCCGAAGGGCGCAACTCCGTCCGCTTCGTCCACCGGCCGTCGGCGCCGCGCCGGTACGCGTGGATCGTGCCCGCCGCGCCGGCATCGTCCCGGACGTCCGGCCCCCCTCCGCCCGGACCATCGGCCGGGTCGGGCGTGCCCACCATCAGCCACTCGCCCTCCGCCGCCAGCGCCAATCCGAAGTCGGTCCCGCAATAGCCGTCGAAGCGGCAGTCCGGCGAAAGACCGCGGACCTCATCGGCCGTGATCGCGTCCCGCCATACCCATCCGCCGCCCTCGCCACGCCCGAAGATCTGGATGCCGGTCCCGCGCACGCCGACGAAGAGATGGTCGCCGGCGGCGGCCAGCACCGTGCCAAAGCCATCGGCGATCTCGGGGTCCGGCCCGCGAATCACGCCGGACTCCATCCACCCCTCCTCTCCTCTTGTGTACACATACACGGCGCCGGGGCGGAAGTTGGTGGTCGGCTCGGCTACGAGGAGCTCGCCTTCGTGGATCAGCACCGAGTGGCCGAACGAGCCCGACTGGCCCGCGACCGGAGTGCCGGCGAAGACGGCGGCGGCGCACGCGATCACGAAGAGCAGGGCGGGCTGCGGCGTGGCGGGACGGAGGGCGGCGGCGAGGCGCGCGGGGCTCGATGGGGTCATCGCGGACGGTCTCCTGGAGGCGGGTCTTGGCGGACGAATGATCGGTTTCGGACGGCGCTCGCGCCAGATGCCATCGCCCTCGCGACGGCCGCCGCCGCGCCGGCGGAGGGCTACTCGCGGATTGTGAGTGCCGCGCCCGCCTCAACGGGTCCGGTGACGGTTCGGGCACCTCCGGGCCAGACGACGACGACGCTGTCGGCGCGCGCGCCGCCGCCCAGGCCGGCGAGCACGGGGTTCGCCTCGGACTGTGACAGGTAGGACGAGGCGGTCGAGACCACGAACCGCTGCGCTACGTCTCCCACGAACACCCGCACCGTCGCCCCGACGGCGCCGAGATTCGGCGCCGCCCCCTCCAGGCGCAACCGCACCCAGCCGGGGCCGGGCTCGAGGTCGTTGCGGAAGAGCTTCGCCGGCCCGCCGTTCGTCGACACCACCAGGTCGAGGTCCCCGTCCCGGTCGAAGTCGAGCGTCGCCACGCCCCGCGCCACGATCGGCTCGTCGAACCCTCCGCCCGCCATCGCGCCGGCGTCGATGAACCCCCCGCGCCCGTCGTTACGGAACAACTGCGGCGGCTGCGCGAAGGTCACGTCTCCCTGGATCGCCTCGATCTCCGGCTCGATGTGGCCGTTCCCGAGCACGAGATCCACGTAGCGGTCGAGGTCGAAGTCCGCGAAGCGGAGCCCGAACGTCAGCGGAAGCAGCGTCGACCGTGTGAGCCGGGCCGACCCGGCCAGATCCTGGAACAGTCCCGCCTGGATCTGCGTGAACAGCGATACGGGCTCGTTGGAGAAGTTGCCGATCGCGATCGAGAGTTGCCCCCGGTTGAGGATGTCCCCCACGTCGACCCCCATCCCGGCCCGCGCCCGGCCGAACTCGTCGAAGGCGACCCCCGCGTCGAGCGCCACGTCGGCGAAAGTCCCGTCTCCCTCGTTCCGATAGAGGAAGTTCTGGTAGGTGTCGTTCGCGATCGCGACATCGGGGAGGCCGTCCCCGGTGAAGTCGTCGATGACGATGCCGAGCGATTTCCCCTCGGGATTCTCGAGGCCGGATTCGGCCGTTACGTCCCGGAAGCGCCGCGCGGGGGTCTGGTCCGTGGCGCCGGGGTCCGAGGAGGCGCCGGCCCCCGCCGACGCCGGCTCGTTCCGCAGGAGGCGGCAGGACTCGCCGTTGTACTCCTCGGGGGTCGCGTAGGACTTGTTCACGCCGTCGCGGGTGAAGAAGAGGTCGGTCTCCGGCGTCCAGTCCACGTAGTTGCAGACGAGGAGGTCCAGCCAGCCGTCGCCGTCCGCGTCGAACCAGGCCGAAGCCGTGGACCAGGCGGGATCCGTCGCGCCCGGCGCGTTCCCTGCCGTACCCGTCACCGAGGTCACGTCGGTGAATCGTCCCCCGTCGTTCCGGTACAGCCGGTTGTCCCCGACCGCCGTCACGTAGAGGTCCGTGTCCCCATCGGCATCGTAGTCGGCCGCCGCCCCGCCCATGCCGTAGATGGGCCGGTCGAGGCCGGCCTCGCGCGTGACGTCGCGGAACGTCCCGTCGCCGAGGTTCCGCAGGAGCGTGGACCGGGCCCCCCGGTCCTCCGCGCGCCCCTCCCAGCCGGTGCTGTTGACGAAGAAGAGGTCGGGCCAGCGGTCCCCGTCGTAGTCGAGCACGACGACGCCGCTGCCCATGGTCTCGGGCATCCACTTCTCTCCGAAGGCGCCCGTGGCGTGGACGAAGTCGACCCCCGCCGACGCCGTGACGTCCGTGAAACGGATCGAGGTCGTCGCGTCGCTGCCCTGGCGCGCCGTGAAACTCGGGCGCGTCTGGGTATAGGACGGCGCCTCCGCGTCTTCCGGTTCGTCGGGACCGCAGGAAATCGCCGCCGCGAGGAGGCAGATCGAGAGGGGTCCGACGCGGCGAACGTTCATCGACCTCCGCCGCCGCCGGATCTCGCGATCGGCCGCAGTTCGTGCGTGCGGATATCCTGTGCCATCAGGTTCACGCCGGGGTTCTCCGCCCTGTAGGCCCTCGTGATCGCCTGCGCCGCCTCGTCGATCCGGTAACGCTCGAACGCCGCCTCGCCCAGCGCCGCCTCCGCGTCGCGCCCCAGCGCCCGCAGGCTGAGCATGCGGTTGTAGTGCGCCTGCCGGTGCTCGGGGTCGATCGCCAGCGCCCGGTCGAACGCCTCGACCGCCGCCTCGTACCGCTGGTCCAGGTACCGCGTCCTCCCCAACTGGAACCAGGCCTCGCGATCCTCGGGGAAGGCATCGAGCACCGCAAGGTACGCCGCCTCGGAGGCTTCGTACGCGCCGTCCTCCTGGTGCGCGCCGCCCCAGACCCAGGCCACGCGCGGGTTGCCCGGTTGGATGGTTTCGGCCCGCTCGAGGTTGTCGAACGCGTCGTCGAGGTTGCCGGCGATGAGCGCCATGCGGGCCAGGTTGAGCGGCCCGTCCACCCGGTCCGGGAAGAACTCCGCCACCCGCTCGAAGGGGCGCTCGGCGAGCCGGTCGTTCCCCTCCCGGAGGAGGGCGATCCCGTAGTCGTTGTAGCGGACCCAGATCTCCTCATCCTGCTCCTCGATCGCCACGGGATCGACGCGGCCTCCGACCCCGATCACGACCTCGTCGCGGGCGATCTCGGTGATCGGCAGGTCCGGGACATCGTCGAACTCCGCGAACCCCTGCGGGTTGGCCCCGAACGCGAACTCCGTGTAGGCCCGGTCGAACTTCCGCCACAGGAGGCGCGCCCGCGCCGTGAGCGACCCCTCGGGCAGGTCGGGCGGCAGCGTGATCCGGTAGTGGGCGACGTCCGCGCTCCCGGGGCCGATCACGTTCACCGCCGCCGTCACGTGGATGTCCTGCGCGTTCCGCTTCTGGATGGGACGTCCTTCGCGGTCGAGGATCACCGACTTGAAGAAATGCGCCATCGGATCGAGGTGCCCGTCCGCGCCGATCTCGCCGCTGATCGCGATCCGCCGGCCCTCGGCGTCCACCAGTTCGAACTCGAGCCAGCCCTCGTTGGAGTCGTTCGTCCCGCCGGGGAAGGTGTGGCCCACGCCCTGGTTCCGGACCACGACCTCGAACATGACCGTCTCCCCCGGAGACACGCTCGGAGGCGAGAGATCGAGCCCCATCTCGGGGTCGTCGTTGGGACCGCGCCGGATGGCGAAGATGTCGACCCGCAGCTTCTCGTCGCGCAGGAACTCCTCGATGCGGCGGATCGTCGCCGTGTCCCCGCGCAGGAAGGGGAGCGCCGTGTTCACGGCCAGGAAACGGTGCGAGCGCACCATCCCGTCCTCGGCCGAGACGTCGCCCAACGGCGCCTCCTCCGGCGGCATGTGACAGTCCTGGCACACGCGCGCGGCCGCGGGCAGGTAGAAGGTGCGCGAGGCGTTCCGCGCCACCCCGCTGTCGTGCCACGCGTCGTATTCGTTCTGTCCCCGCAGCCAGCGGTAGTTATTCACGGGCTCCGTGAGGCTCACCTTGTGGCAGGTGGCGCAGAACTCCGACGTCGAATGGACCGGCTTCAGGAGTTGCGCCATGTGGACGGAGGGCTTCGCCTTGAGCGCCGCGTCGTGCAGGTAGGCGCCGAGCGTGCCGGCCTCGGCGTCGGCGAACAGGTAGGGGTCCTCCTGCTCGTCGGCGATGTTGTAGTTGCCGTTGCCCGTGTTGTCGTGGATGCGGTCGATCGCGTGGCAGGCGAGGCAGGTGAGCCCGGCCTGCGCCTCGACCGTGGCGGGATCGATCGGCGCGTCCATGGCGCCGGCGAGCATGAGCGCGGGATCGTGGCACCCGCTGCACCACTTGCTCTTCACGCGCCCGGCCGCGTCCGGCTCGAGCCCGAACTCCCGCAGGTGCGCGATCACCTCCGGCCCCGCCTCCAGCGACCCCTCCCGCATGTCCTCGATCGTCGCCGTATAGAACGGGTTGTTGAAGGAGGCGAAGCGGTGCGCGGAGGTCGCCCACTGGGCCGTCACATCGGGGTGGCAGCGCACGCACTGGGTGGCGCCGATGAGTTCGTCCGCCGCGAACCCTCGCCGCTCCACCTCCGCGCGGACGCGCGCCGCGCGCTCCCGGGCCGCCTGCGCGGCGAGTTCCCCCGCCTCCGTGCGGGTGATGATGCGGGAGGGCAGGTAGGTCCCCGTGCTCGTCGTGGTCGC encodes:
- a CDS encoding CRTAC1 family protein is translated as MNVRRVGPLSICLLAAAISCGPDEPEDAEAPSYTQTRPSFTARQGSDATTSIRFTDVTASAGVDFVHATGAFGEKWMPETMGSGVVVLDYDGDRWPDLFFVNSTGWEGRAEDRGARSTLLRNLGDGTFRDVTREAGLDRPIYGMGGAAADYDADGDTDLYVTAVGDNRLYRNDGGRFTDVTSVTGTAGNAPGATDPAWSTASAWFDADGDGWLDLLVCNYVDWTPETDLFFTRDGVNKSYATPEEYNGESCRLLRNEPASAGAGASSDPGATDQTPARRFRDVTAESGLENPEGKSLGIVIDDFTGDGLPDVAIANDTYQNFLYRNEGDGTFADVALDAGVAFDEFGRARAGMGVDVGDILNRGQLSIAIGNFSNEPVSLFTQIQAGLFQDLAGSARLTRSTLLPLTFGLRFADFDLDRYVDLVLGNGHIEPEIEAIQGDVTFAQPPQLFRNDGRGGFIDAGAMAGGGFDEPIVARGVATLDFDRDGDLDLVVSTNGGPAKLFRNDLEPGPGWVRLRLEGAAPNLGAVGATVRVFVGDVAQRFVVSTASSYLSQSEANPVLAGLGGGARADSVVVVWPGGARTVTGPVEAGAALTIRE
- a CDS encoding FG-GAP-like repeat-containing protein, which translates into the protein MTFLALIVGCGEAGAPVPEASLAEILATRGTADAALQQDRLEDARADYQRLVEMAPAEAAGYAGLGLTALKAADYEAAEESLLEARERAPDDPELTLALATLRTETGDFGEARALLDETLAADPGHARSLWGLAEVEARASGVDSDARADVLARLAAAAPGNLAALAELADAQLARGELDAALGTIESLRQVAPDFRPGPRAAFEAAEDALLDGDASTAISQFADFRAAFEVTSPYQASLEELRQPGGPLAGVAQLNFSFLVTLRVQEPEAVLAALRYTEASDLAGLAALAPSSEAGVAAEGPVAAATAIGDLDGDGDEDLLWSRDGEGRALRVDLGRYVDASDEVGAIDAGDAAAAIWADLDDDRRLDAWFAGSAPRAYRNDPAGGFEEIALPPAAGSAGAATSAAHGVFAADLDQDGDLDVFEPHTGANRLFRNNGDLTFAEMAADFGLAGPAEADTRGAAFGDLDDDRDLDIVLAEGDGGLRLLDNERAATFAERTERLSDAASEPAQAVAIGDVNGDGWLDIAAAGADRVRLLHGSPSDAFTLAATVPLNGLAPRDLLFIDFDNDGRLDLAVAGTPPASAAPSGSGLRLFRNEGEGRLAAADDFLPDLPFALRSVRSFDYNEDGDADLLVLGADGNPRLLRNDGGNANHYFRLDLAGLGEGSRKNNRFGIGARVEVRAGDLFQVHTVTDPTTLIGLDGRLKADVVRVYWPNGVPQDLYFPGTDQDLVEEQTLKGSCPMLYVWDGDGFEFVGDMMWKSALGMPLGILGGGLRAYAPAFPSQEYRRLPDGVFQPLDGEYVMQITEELWETIYVDGVNLVAVDHPSEIDVYVNEAFIPPAPIDLELWRVGERHAPVS
- a CDS encoding choice-of-anchor B family protein; translated protein: MTPSSPARLAAALRPATPQPALLFVIACAAAVFAGTPVAGQSGSFGHSVLIHEGELLVAEPTTNFRPGAVYVYTRGEEGWMESGVIRGPDPEIADGFGTVLAAAGDHLFVGVRGTGIQIFGRGEGGGWVWRDAITADEVRGLSPDCRFDGYCGTDFGLALAAEGEWLMVGTPDPADGPGGGGPDVRDDAGAAGTIHAYRRGADGRWTKRTELRPSGGGPGDRFGAVVAFTERGLLVGAPGWGPRIEGGGEARGESREGTGRVYRFDLSGDGWTETGSIGSAEGAGSGFGVALSAEGDRLLIGAPGADADRGAVFVYAWEVGSGSWVAEERIVLEGGAEGDRFGAAVAFSGPDVWVGAPTERENETGAVLVYEAEADGTLPRRPRRIALPREETVERDRFGGLVVADGALAAVGAPGMHHQSGSVHLFEDSGPGWAAAGMLASAPDALERMVGEERRCVEGSVGPFDCSEVELLAFIPNSILRAEGSARGVRANDNWGWTDRETGREYALVGRNDGTSFIDLSDPTRPVLVGDLPKPDGTPPSQLWRDIKTYKDHAFIVADGAGDHGMQVFDLTRLRDVAPGDMPALFEPDVHYRGVASSHNIVINEETGFAYAVGSGAGRESCGGGLHMIDINDPRNPEFVGCFQEDGGTHDAQCVLYRGPDERYEGREICLNSNGRYFQIADVTDKENPYAVSRATSPNAAYIHQGWLTPDHRYFYQDDESDVISGAVETTRTLIWDLSDLEDPVLVNQFMGSLPASAHNLYLKDGFAYQANYRYGLHVLDISDPVNPREVGFFDTAPYQEGPGFGGAWSTYPFFESGTIIVTSMREGLFVLKKRVRPVS
- a CDS encoding tetratricopeptide repeat protein, with translation MTRETGVEIPPRRGRPVLRSILGTGQRRWLRFGLGVAVFMLANTLYLLANRLADGLGLEFFAVGENSLPQLFQAMVLTHTGVGLLLAAVMFGFLAAHLPTVWKRKHRASILTGIGMGLVGGVLVLTGLFILTAAASRENSWAWWAHVGSAVLIVSAYAGHRLVSYARPPGVRARRFALATGAVLFVLIAWHSFTHRGLQLTPEAEAALAQGLNEGPGGRDRDVSRFVDADFVPTGLVPPESPFFPAATTTSTGTYLPSRIITRTEAGELAAQAARERAARVRAEVERRGFAADELIGATQCVRCHPDVTAQWATSAHRFASFNNPFYTATIEDMREGSLEAGPEVIAHLREFGLEPDAAGRVKSKWCSGCHDPALMLAGAMDAPIDPATVEAQAGLTCLACHAIDRIHDNTGNGNYNIADEQEDPYLFADAEAGTLGAYLHDAALKAKPSVHMAQLLKPVHSTSEFCATCHKVSLTEPVNNYRWLRGQNEYDAWHDSGVARNASRTFYLPAAARVCQDCHMPPEEAPLGDVSAEDGMVRSHRFLAVNTALPFLRGDTATIRRIEEFLRDEKLRVDIFAIRRGPNDDPEMGLDLSPPSVSPGETVMFEVVVRNQGVGHTFPGGTNDSNEGWLEFELVDAEGRRIAISGEIGADGHLDPMAHFFKSVILDREGRPIQKRNAQDIHVTAAVNVIGPGSADVAHYRITLPPDLPEGSLTARARLLWRKFDRAYTEFAFGANPQGFAEFDDVPDLPITEIARDEVVIGVGGRVDPVAIEEQDEEIWVRYNDYGIALLREGNDRLAERPFERVAEFFPDRVDGPLNLARMALIAGNLDDAFDNLERAETIQPGNPRVAWVWGGAHQEDGAYEASEAAYLAVLDAFPEDREAWFQLGRTRYLDQRYEAAVEAFDRALAIDPEHRQAHYNRMLSLRALGRDAEAALGEAAFERYRIDEAAQAITRAYRAENPGVNLMAQDIRTHELRPIARSGGGGGR